The following are encoded together in the Adhaeribacter arboris genome:
- a CDS encoding glycosyltransferase → MNLIEAVLNILLFAIGGYALFNVSYLLFFSLAGHKNIQPNIRTTSSFRRMCVLFPAYKEDAVIIESALKAITHPYNGHFDICVIADKLKPETIETLIKYGVKVIEVNFEKSTKGKALLTALNQLPENNYDIAVVLDADNHMGKDFLKEINLAFESGFRAVQAHRTAKNLDTAFAFLDACNEEINNHIFRKGHYALGLSSALIGSGMAFEYSYLKNLLTDIGETVGEDKEIDFRIARDQIKICYLDKVYVYDEKIDNAAVFTQQRTRWIASQLEFLKKYFWQGFVQLIKSGNVEFFNKMVQALLVPRILLLGLLGFFFVLSLVLPFGPSFGFWAILLAMISAALLIGVPARLYNIKLVQALFRIPYAFFCMCVAVLNTKKTKTSFLATPHKTKVVSTELD, encoded by the coding sequence ATGAACCTCATTGAAGCTGTATTAAATATCCTACTATTTGCAATAGGCGGATACGCGCTGTTTAATGTAAGTTATCTTTTATTCTTCTCTTTGGCCGGCCACAAAAACATTCAACCAAATATTCGAACTACCTCCAGTTTTAGAAGAATGTGCGTGCTGTTTCCGGCTTATAAAGAAGATGCGGTAATTATTGAGTCAGCATTAAAGGCAATCACTCATCCTTATAATGGTCATTTTGATATATGCGTGATAGCAGATAAACTAAAACCTGAAACCATAGAAACCCTAATTAAATATGGAGTTAAAGTGATTGAGGTAAATTTCGAGAAAAGCACTAAGGGTAAAGCCTTACTAACTGCCTTAAACCAACTGCCCGAAAACAATTATGATATAGCGGTAGTACTGGATGCCGATAATCACATGGGTAAAGATTTTTTAAAAGAAATTAATCTGGCTTTCGAATCTGGGTTTAGGGCAGTGCAGGCACATCGTACCGCTAAAAATTTAGATACGGCCTTTGCCTTTTTAGATGCTTGCAACGAAGAAATTAATAATCATATTTTCCGGAAAGGGCATTATGCATTGGGTCTATCTTCCGCTTTAATTGGCTCAGGAATGGCTTTTGAATATTCTTATTTAAAAAATTTATTAACGGATATAGGCGAAACAGTAGGTGAGGATAAAGAAATAGATTTCCGGATTGCTAGAGACCAGATTAAAATTTGTTACCTGGATAAGGTTTACGTTTACGACGAAAAAATTGATAATGCGGCTGTCTTTACTCAACAAAGAACCCGTTGGATTGCTTCGCAGCTCGAATTTCTAAAAAAATATTTCTGGCAAGGTTTTGTACAACTTATTAAGTCTGGTAACGTCGAATTTTTCAATAAAATGGTGCAAGCATTATTAGTACCCCGAATATTACTACTTGGATTGTTAGGCTTCTTTTTTGTCTTGTCACTAGTACTTCCTTTTGGTCCTTCATTTGGTTTTTGGGCTATTTTATTAGCTATGATAAGCGCCGCTTTGCTTATTGGAGTACCGGCGCGTTTGTACAATATAAAGTTGGTACAAGCATTATTTAGAATCCCTTATGCTTTTTTCTGCATGTGCGTAGCCGTGTTAAATACAAAAAAAACAAAAACTTCCTTTTTAGCTACTCCGCATAAAACCAAAGTTGTTTCCACTGAACTAGATTAA
- a CDS encoding glycosyltransferase family 2 protein — protein MSTPLVSIISVNYNQARITCEMLASLSKITYPNIEVIVVDNASPTDNPDIIKEQYPDVNLIRSSVNLGYAGGNNLGIVQAKGKYLFFLNNDTEVDSDFLEPLVAFFEATPNAGIASPKIKFFDSNNIIQYAGSTGINPWTGRSKTIGNQEADLGQHNHSIATNLADGAAMMIPMEVVKKVGLMPEIYFLYYEEHDWCEMIKRAGYSCHYIAESAIYHKESMSVGKMSVLKTYYLNRNRLLFIRRNFKGKQFYMSAVFFFLLALPKNSLVFGINRQWQHLKALWTGLLWHIQPNRVHQNIVFTNMNSNNFN, from the coding sequence ATGTCTACCCCTTTAGTTTCTATTATTTCGGTCAACTACAACCAGGCCCGAATAACTTGCGAAATGCTGGCTTCCTTAAGTAAGATAACGTATCCGAACATAGAAGTAATTGTAGTGGATAACGCCTCCCCTACCGATAATCCTGATATAATTAAAGAACAGTACCCCGACGTAAATCTCATTCGTTCGTCTGTTAATTTGGGCTATGCCGGAGGTAATAACTTAGGAATAGTTCAGGCGAAAGGCAAATACCTTTTTTTCCTGAATAATGACACGGAAGTAGATTCGGACTTTCTGGAACCTCTTGTTGCATTTTTTGAAGCAACCCCAAATGCTGGAATAGCTTCTCCAAAAATTAAATTTTTCGATAGCAATAACATTATTCAATATGCGGGCAGCACAGGCATTAACCCTTGGACCGGCCGCAGCAAAACTATTGGCAACCAGGAAGCTGATTTAGGCCAGCACAATCATTCTATTGCTACTAATTTGGCCGATGGTGCAGCCATGATGATTCCGATGGAAGTAGTGAAGAAAGTTGGTCTAATGCCGGAAATTTACTTCCTGTATTATGAGGAGCACGATTGGTGCGAGATGATTAAACGCGCTGGATATTCCTGCCATTACATAGCCGAATCTGCTATTTACCACAAAGAATCTATGTCGGTGGGTAAAATGTCGGTACTTAAAACGTATTACCTGAACCGCAATCGCTTACTATTTATCCGCCGGAATTTTAAAGGAAAGCAATTTTATATGAGTGCCGTTTTTTTCTTTTTACTTGCTTTACCTAAAAACTCGTTGGTGTTTGGTATAAACCGTCAATGGCAACATTTAAAAGCGCTCTGGACCGGATTGTTATGGCACATCCAGCCTAATAGAGTACATCAGAATATTGTTTTTACCAATATGAACAGCAATAATTTTAATTAA
- a CDS encoding acyltransferase family protein: protein MISFIKLIPKKLTRVTSGRKLIKEIDGLRFLAILPVLIQHMAERFERNTSIAFATPPHEDGIAFWASRGFLGVYIFFVISGFVLALPFASNKLNNTKKIKLTDYYWRRVTRLEPPYVFWTTIFFLVFIFYGHKSFFEYLPHFLANLTYTHGLIYKEWSPINPPTWTLEIEIQFYILAPFLTFLFFSIKNKTLRRICNLFLIIGLMAGQQYLKFYQNPANLSILGHLHYFLIGFMIADIYLCDWSAKIKKQIIYDFTAIIALGTLIYIWSWEYNFTNRLLVVILLFVFFYSVFKSNYVNKFVSNRWIMAMGGMCYTIYLIHLPLAELLVVFTKNIQITNYYGINLLVQLFIFLPIVLVLSALFFLFFEKPFMNKDWPKAILSNFSKSVNYQLPLKYVLGKKAK from the coding sequence ATGATTTCATTCATTAAGTTAATCCCAAAAAAATTAACTCGCGTAACTTCCGGGAGAAAACTAATAAAGGAGATTGATGGTCTTCGTTTCCTGGCTATTTTACCGGTACTTATCCAACACATGGCCGAGCGTTTCGAGCGGAATACTTCTATTGCTTTCGCGACTCCTCCCCATGAAGATGGCATTGCCTTCTGGGCTTCCAGAGGATTCTTAGGAGTTTATATCTTTTTTGTAATAAGCGGATTTGTTCTGGCCCTTCCTTTTGCTTCCAATAAATTAAACAATACTAAAAAGATAAAATTAACCGATTATTATTGGCGCCGTGTTACCCGGTTGGAGCCTCCCTACGTTTTCTGGACAACTATTTTCTTTTTAGTTTTTATTTTTTACGGGCATAAAAGCTTTTTTGAGTATTTACCTCATTTTCTGGCTAATCTAACTTATACCCATGGACTTATCTATAAAGAATGGTCGCCTATTAACCCTCCCACTTGGACCTTAGAAATTGAGATTCAATTTTACATTCTCGCGCCATTTTTAACTTTCTTATTCTTTTCGATTAAAAACAAAACTCTTCGCCGGATTTGTAATCTATTTCTGATAATAGGTTTGATGGCGGGCCAGCAATATCTTAAATTTTATCAAAATCCGGCTAACTTAAGCATTCTTGGCCATTTACATTATTTCTTAATCGGATTTATGATAGCCGATATTTATTTATGTGACTGGAGTGCTAAAATTAAGAAGCAAATTATTTATGATTTTACTGCTATTATAGCTTTAGGAACCTTAATTTATATATGGAGTTGGGAGTATAATTTTACGAACCGGCTTCTAGTAGTTATTCTATTGTTTGTCTTCTTTTATTCGGTATTTAAAAGTAATTATGTAAATAAATTTGTATCAAACAGATGGATTATGGCTATGGGTGGTATGTGCTATACTATTTACCTAATCCATTTGCCTTTAGCTGAGCTTTTAGTTGTTTTTACCAAGAATATTCAAATAACTAACTACTATGGCATTAATTTACTCGTACAGCTATTCATATTCTTGCCAATTGTATTAGTACTAAGCGCTTTATTTTTCCTGTTCTTCGAAAAACCCTTCATGAATAAAGACTGGCCCAAAGCTATACTCTCTAACTTTTCAAAATCTGTTAATTATCAACTTCCTTTAAAATACGTGTTGGGTAAAAAAGCTAAATAA